The following are encoded in a window of Palaemon carinicauda isolate YSFRI2023 chromosome 31, ASM3689809v2, whole genome shotgun sequence genomic DNA:
- the LOC137624864 gene encoding keratin-associated protein 19-4-like, giving the protein MKSVAFALLLLVALYALVDMTQAMPEPEPRRRHFFGGSPYGFGGYGYRPHGFGFGYGGYGGYGGLGGFGGYGGYGGFGNFFG; this is encoded by the exons ATGAAATCG GTCGCCTTCGCCCTCCTCCTCCTCGTGGCTCTCTACGCCCTCGTGGACATGACCCAAGCAATGCCCGAACCAGAGCCTCGGCGTCGCCACTTCTTCGGGGGAAGCCCCTACGGCTTCGGCGGGTATGGTTATAGGCCACATGGATTTGGTTTTGGCTACGGTGGATACGGTGGATACGGCGGCTTGGGTGGATTTGGTGGATATGGCGGATATGGTGGATTTGGAAATTTCTTCGGTTGA
- the LOC137624866 gene encoding keratin-associated protein 19-8-like: MKSVAFALLLLVALYALVDMTQAMPEPEPQRRHFFGGSPYGFGGYGYRPHGYGFGYGGYGGGFGGYGGYGGYGGFGNFFG, translated from the coding sequence GTCGCCTTCGCCCTCCTCCTCCTTGTGGCTCTCTACGCCCTTGTGGACATGACCCAAGCCATGCCCGAACCAGAGCCTCAACGTCGCCACTTCTTCGGGGGCAGCCCCTACGGCTTCGGCGGGTATGGATATAGGCCACATGGATATGGTTTTGGCTACGGCGGATACGGTGGTGGCTTTGGTGGATACGGCGGATATGGCGGATATGGTGGATTTGGAAATTTCTTCGGTTGA